One window of Perca flavescens isolate YP-PL-M2 chromosome 15, PFLA_1.0, whole genome shotgun sequence genomic DNA carries:
- the qtrt1 gene encoding queuine tRNA-ribosyltransferase catalytic subunit 1 has translation MAATTECGADASTSENMSLKKALSAASPLTLRIVAECPVTKARACDLILPHCAVSAPVFMPVGTQGTLKGITVDQLEGLGCQICLGNTYHLGMRPGPDLIEKASGLHGFMNWKRNLLTDSGGFQMVSLVELSEVTEEGVKFKSPYDGKEILLSPEKSISIQNSLGSDIMMQLDDVVSSTVTGPRVEEAMHRSIRWLDRCIAANKNPDKQNLFAIIQGGLNAELRKACLDEMTQRDVPGFAIGGLSGGEEKNDFWRMVTLSTDHLPRQKPRYLMGVGYAVDLVVCVALGCDMFDCVFPTRTARFGSALVPWGSLQVKHKQYAKDFQPIDPDCQCPTCKRHSRAYLHALFKSDTAAMHHITIHNIAYQLTLMRSVRQSIVEGRFPEFIRTFMKRMFPSPDHYPSWAVDALASVNVTLE, from the exons ATGGCTGCCACCACAGAGTGTGGAGCTGATGCAAGTACTTCAGAGAACATGTCCCTGAAGAAAGCTCTGTCTGCAGCTTCTCCCCTCACGCTGCGTATCGTTGCTGAATGCCCAGTGACAAAAGCAAGAGCTTGTGATCTAATACTGCCTCACTGTGCCGTGAGTGCCCCGGTTTTCATGCCTGTCGGCACTCAGGGCACTCTGAAGGGAATCACTGTGGATCAGCTGGAGGGTCTTGGCTGTCAGATTTGTCTTGGAAACACATACCACCTGGGCATGAGACCG GGGCCTGATTTGATCGAGAAAGCCAGTGGTTTACATGGGTTCATGAACTGGAAGAGAAATCTTTTAACT GACAGCGGGGGGTTTCAGATGGTGTCTCTTGTTGAGCTCTCGGAGGTCACTGAGGAAGGGGTAAAGTTCAAGTCGCCCTATGATGGCAAAGAGATCCTCCTAAGTCCTGAGAAATCCATCAGCATACAGAACAGTCTGG GGTCAGACATCATGATGCAGCTGGATGATGTGGTCAGCAGTACCGTGACAGGACCCCGGGTGGAGGAGGCAATGCACAGATCCATTCGCTGGCTGGACCGCTGCATTGCAGCCAATAAAAATCCAGACAAACAGAACCTTTTTGCCATCATCCAGGGAGGGCTGAATGCAGAGCTGCGCAAGGCCTGTCTAGATg AAATGACTCAACGTGATGTTCCTGGTTTTGCCATCGGAGGCCtgagtggaggagaggagaagaatgaCTTCTGGCGGATGGTCACCCTCAGCACTGACCACCTGCCGCGACAAAAGCCTCGATACCTCATGGGTGTGGG GTATGCTGTGGATTTGGTGGTGTGTGTAGCTCTGGGATGTGACATGTTTGACTGCGTGTTCCCCACCCGCACAGCA AGGTTTGGCTCTGCCTTGGTGCCTTGGGGATCTCTTCAGGTTAAACATAAGCAGTATGCCAAGGACTTCCAGCCCATAGACCCAGACTGTCAGTGCCCCACCTGCAAGAG acatAGTCGGGCTTACCTCCATGCTCTGTTTAAGAGTGACACTGCAGCCATGCATCACATCACCATCCACAACATTGCCTACCAG CTCACCCTGATGCGCTCTGTGAGACAGAGCATTGTGGAAGGCCGCTTCCCTGAGTTTATACGGACGTTCATGAAGCGAATGTTCCCCTCTCCTGACCACTACCCCAGCTGGGCTGTTGATGCTCTAGCCTCCGTCAACGTTACACTGGAATAG